One window of the Vicinamibacterales bacterium genome contains the following:
- a CDS encoding DASS family sodium-coupled anion symporter, translating into MQTFHEAVGAVESYSPAEEQFNRRRRTAGLFLAPAVFLVLLFAPLGDIPVAAHRMAAIMGLVVTLWLTEALPLAVTAMLGPCVAVMLGVTSGRAALAPFADPIIFLFIGGFMLAQAMFVHGVDRRIAYGALAIKGVGGSAFRILLVYGAVCTAMSMWISNTATTAMMFPIGLSIIAHLHRTATDQQAAVRRFALGMMLMTSFGPSIGGMGTPVGTPPNLIGIGMLEKIVGAKISFFAWMAIGVPIVTVLFGYLVLQFYWTSARGLRVTTDSTDLVYEELARLGPMTTGQRNVLVAFAVTVALWIAPGLFAIVGVDQTPFARAYAASMPEGVAAMVGAFLLFILPVDWRERRFTLTWDEAVKIDWGITLLYGGGLALGELTFSTGLAQAMGEGITSWLPAQSAFALTVLFTASAIIVSEAASNTASANMIIPIAIAVSQAAGVRPIEPVLGATLGASMGFMMPVSTAPNAIVYGSGFVPIGQMMRHGVMLDIVAFVVIIATVMTLGPILF; encoded by the coding sequence ATGCAGACCTTTCATGAGGCCGTCGGCGCCGTAGAATCCTATTCGCCGGCCGAAGAACAGTTCAATCGCCGTCGCCGCACCGCTGGGTTGTTCCTGGCGCCCGCGGTGTTCCTGGTCCTGCTGTTCGCGCCGCTCGGTGACATTCCGGTGGCGGCGCATCGCATGGCCGCGATCATGGGCCTCGTCGTCACGCTCTGGCTGACCGAGGCGCTGCCGCTCGCGGTCACGGCCATGCTGGGCCCCTGCGTCGCCGTGATGCTCGGCGTGACCAGCGGCCGCGCGGCGCTGGCGCCGTTCGCCGACCCCATCATCTTCCTCTTCATCGGCGGCTTCATGCTGGCGCAGGCGATGTTCGTGCACGGGGTCGATCGCCGCATCGCCTATGGCGCGCTGGCGATCAAGGGCGTCGGCGGCAGCGCCTTTCGCATCCTCCTCGTCTACGGCGCGGTGTGCACCGCGATGTCGATGTGGATCAGCAACACCGCCACCACGGCGATGATGTTCCCGATCGGCCTGTCGATCATTGCCCACCTGCACCGCACCGCCACCGACCAGCAGGCCGCGGTCCGGCGCTTTGCGCTGGGCATGATGCTGATGACGTCGTTCGGGCCGTCGATTGGCGGCATGGGCACGCCGGTGGGGACGCCGCCGAACCTGATCGGCATCGGCATGCTGGAGAAGATCGTCGGCGCGAAGATCTCGTTCTTCGCCTGGATGGCGATCGGCGTCCCCATCGTCACGGTGCTGTTCGGGTACCTCGTGCTGCAGTTCTATTGGACCTCGGCGCGGGGGTTGCGGGTGACCACCGACAGCACCGACCTGGTCTACGAGGAGCTGGCGCGGCTGGGCCCGATGACGACCGGGCAGCGGAATGTGCTGGTGGCGTTTGCGGTGACGGTGGCGCTGTGGATCGCGCCCGGCCTGTTCGCGATCGTGGGCGTGGACCAGACGCCGTTTGCCCGCGCCTATGCGGCGTCGATGCCGGAAGGCGTGGCCGCCATGGTCGGCGCGTTCCTGCTGTTCATCCTGCCGGTGGACTGGCGCGAGCGGCGATTCACGCTGACGTGGGACGAGGCGGTGAAAATCGACTGGGGCATCACGCTGCTCTACGGTGGCGGGCTGGCGCTTGGGGAGTTGACGTTTTCCACCGGCCTGGCGCAGGCCATGGGCGAGGGCATCACGAGCTGGCTGCCGGCGCAGTCGGCGTTCGCGCTGACCGTGCTCTTCACGGCTTCGGCCATCATCGTGTCTGAAGCGGCGTCAAACACGGCGTCGGCGAACATGATCATCCCGATCGCGATCGCGGTGTCGCAGGCGGCCGGGGTGCGGCCGATTGAACCGGTGCTGGGCGCTACGCTGGGCGCCAGCATGGGCTTCATGATGCCGGTATCAACGGCGCCGAATGCGATCGTCTACGGTTCGGGGTTCGTGCCGATTGGCCAGATGATGCGCCACGGCGTGATGCTCGACATTGTCGCGTTCGTCGTGATCATCGCGACGGTGATGACGCTCGGTCCGATCCTGTTCTGA
- a CDS encoding DUF4398 domain-containing protein, producing the protein MVRVARRLALVILILSAGCADPPSKEMNQAQGAIEAARAAGADRFAATELTAAVDALKRSDEAVAGGDYRQALSHAIDSFERAQNAAKLAVEGRANARGDAERDITRVATLLATAEARLKAAAPPARALKAPQAAIDAAGKKLQEARSALGKEDYPAVGKALAGVAEELQAALAQIDAPQPPAPVRRKH; encoded by the coding sequence ATGGTTCGTGTGGCCCGCCGCCTGGCGCTTGTCATCCTCATCCTCTCCGCCGGTTGCGCCGACCCCCCAAGCAAGGAAATGAACCAGGCCCAGGGCGCCATCGAAGCGGCACGCGCCGCCGGCGCCGATCGATTTGCCGCCACCGAACTCACCGCCGCCGTCGACGCCCTCAAGCGGTCCGACGAGGCCGTGGCCGGTGGCGACTATCGCCAGGCCTTGAGCCACGCCATCGACAGCTTCGAGCGCGCCCAGAATGCCGCGAAGCTCGCCGTGGAAGGCCGCGCCAACGCCCGCGGCGACGCGGAACGCGACATCACCCGGGTCGCGACGTTGCTCGCCACGGCCGAAGCCCGGCTGAAGGCGGCAGCGCCGCCGGCCCGCGCGCTCAAGGCGCCGCAGGCCGCTATCGACGCGGCGGGAAAGAAATTGCAAGAAGCGCGCTCAGCGCTGGGGAAGGAAGACTACCCGGCCGTGGGCAAGGCCCTGGCCGGTGTGGCCGAGGAACTTCAGGCCGCTTTGGCGCAAATCGACGCGCCCCAGCCGCCAGCGCCGGTCCGCCGCAAGCACTAG
- the radC gene encoding DNA repair protein RadC has translation MRDVAVMDRPREKLARSGAEALGDNELLALVLGAGTRDRGALTVAQDVIAAAGGLPGLVRLGLDDLDRVSGIGESRAARVLAAVELGRRTLTRDAPERPRILSPVAAAEYLMPRFSGFHVERCGVMLLDQKQRLIRATVISTGTLDSVAAHPREVFRAAAVASAWSVVVFHNHPSGDPMPSAIDRLVTRRLEMAGEVMGIELGDHIILGDGTYFSFKEESKR, from the coding sequence ATGCGGGATGTGGCCGTCATGGACCGTCCGCGCGAGAAGCTGGCGCGGAGCGGCGCCGAGGCGCTCGGCGACAACGAGTTGCTGGCCCTGGTGCTGGGAGCGGGCACCCGCGACCGGGGCGCGCTGACCGTGGCGCAGGACGTGATCGCCGCGGCGGGCGGCCTGCCGGGCCTGGTCCGGCTTGGCCTGGATGATCTGGATCGGGTGTCGGGCATCGGGGAGTCCCGCGCCGCGCGCGTGCTGGCGGCCGTGGAACTGGGCCGCCGCACCCTGACGAGGGACGCGCCGGAGCGGCCGCGAATCCTGTCGCCGGTGGCCGCCGCGGAGTACCTGATGCCGCGGTTTTCCGGGTTTCACGTGGAGCGGTGCGGCGTGATGCTGCTGGACCAGAAGCAGCGGCTGATCCGGGCCACGGTGATCTCAACGGGGACGCTCGACAGCGTGGCGGCGCACCCGCGCGAGGTGTTCCGGGCCGCGGCGGTGGCGTCGGCGTGGAGCGTGGTGGTGTTCCATAACCACCCGTCGGGGGATCCGATGCCGAGCGCGATTGATCGCCTGGTGACGCGGCGCCTCGAGATGGCCGGCGAGGTGATGGGGATCGAGCTGGGCGATCACATCATCCTGGGAGACGGGACGTACTTCAGCTTCAAGGAAGAATCGAAACGGTGA
- the larC gene encoding nickel pincer cofactor biosynthesis protein LarC — protein MTILYFDCFAGAAGDMILGALLDAGLPFDELKRALGSLAVDGWEVSVDRVIKTGVTATKFRVHPLSLAQHSSASFSEVTPKRPSAAKADEHANVASGFSRTDGHAHDHGHHHPPSPAGHTHGGSGAASHAHGHHSLKEIEAAIGRSALSAAGKARATAMFHRLAEAEAAIHGMSVDEVHLHEVGAIDSIIDIVGAVFALEWFAADRIVVSPLNVGGGMVKSAHGVFPVPAPATVALLKDAPVYSSGIQAELLTPTGALILTEYASSFGPVPAMRVSRVGYGAGDRELAETPNVVRVLVGEGAALEPQAPRPRPHVVVVLECEIDDMNPQIFGPLMDTLYAAGALEVFYSSVQMKKNRPGTLMTIVGKPEHREALTEIVFRESTTIGVRYQEMSRDCLDREMVTVATAVGPVRFKVARRNGQIVNAQPEFDDLAKLAAETSIPIKEIQALAHKAWLER, from the coding sequence GTGACCATCCTCTACTTCGACTGCTTTGCCGGCGCGGCCGGAGACATGATCCTCGGCGCGTTGCTCGACGCGGGGCTGCCGTTCGACGAGCTGAAGCGCGCGCTGGGCAGTCTCGCCGTCGATGGCTGGGAGGTCTCGGTGGACCGGGTGATCAAGACCGGCGTGACGGCGACCAAATTCCGCGTCCACCCGCTTTCGCTCGCGCAGCATTCATCGGCGAGCTTCAGCGAGGTCACGCCGAAGCGGCCTTCGGCCGCGAAGGCGGACGAGCATGCCAATGTGGCGTCCGGCTTCAGCCGGACCGACGGGCACGCTCACGACCACGGCCATCACCACCCGCCTTCGCCCGCGGGCCACACACACGGGGGCTCCGGCGCGGCAAGCCATGCCCACGGGCACCACTCGTTGAAGGAGATCGAGGCGGCGATCGGGCGGTCGGCATTGTCGGCGGCGGGGAAGGCCAGGGCCACTGCCATGTTTCATCGCCTGGCCGAGGCCGAGGCCGCCATCCATGGCATGTCCGTGGACGAGGTCCATCTCCACGAAGTGGGCGCCATCGACTCGATCATCGACATTGTCGGCGCGGTGTTCGCGCTCGAGTGGTTTGCCGCGGACCGCATCGTCGTGTCGCCCTTGAACGTCGGGGGGGGCATGGTGAAGTCGGCGCATGGCGTGTTCCCGGTGCCGGCACCGGCGACGGTGGCGCTGCTGAAGGACGCGCCGGTGTACTCGAGCGGCATCCAGGCGGAACTGCTCACGCCGACCGGCGCCCTCATCCTGACGGAATACGCGTCGTCGTTCGGGCCGGTCCCGGCCATGCGCGTGTCTCGCGTCGGCTACGGCGCCGGCGATCGCGAACTGGCCGAAACACCGAACGTCGTACGGGTCCTGGTTGGCGAGGGTGCGGCTCTCGAGCCCCAGGCCCCACGCCCCAGACCCCACGTCGTTGTCGTCCTCGAATGCGAGATCGACGACATGAACCCGCAAATCTTCGGCCCGCTGATGGACACGCTTTATGCCGCCGGCGCGCTGGAGGTGTTCTATTCGTCGGTGCAGATGAAGAAGAACCGCCCCGGCACGCTGATGACGATCGTGGGGAAGCCGGAGCACCGCGAGGCGCTGACCGAGATCGTGTTCCGCGAGTCCACGACCATCGGCGTGCGCTACCAGGAGATGTCCCGTGATTGTCTGGACCGCGAGATGGTCACGGTGGCCACGGCGGTCGGGCCCGTGCGCTTCAAGGTGGCGCGCCGCAACGGCCAGATCGTCAACGCGCAGCCCGAGTTCGACGACCTCGCGAAACTTGCGGCCGAGACGAGCATCCCAATCAAGGAGATTCAGGCGTTGGCACACAAGGCATGGTTGGAGCGATGA
- the metG gene encoding methionine--tRNA ligase: MKFFLTTAIDFVNSRPHLGTAYEKVTADIIARYRRLAGFDTHFLMGNDEHSQNVFRKAVEQGKDPLTYCDEMEVVFRDVWKRLDISFDDFIRTSDPKRHKPAVRKMAQACLDNGDIYEGSYEGFYCVGCEAFKQEKDLVDGNCPLHNTKPDWIREKNWFFRLSKYQQPLLKHYTEHPEFIEPEIRRNEILRLVEGGLDDISMSRAGQSWGIPLPFDPASVVYVWFDALINYAAAVGYGWDDERFRQWWPANLHIVGKDITRFHCVIWPAMLMSAGLPLPGQVFGHGWVYFKGERMSKTMGNIVDPLDAAERFGPDPLRLYLAKEIPYGGDGDFTWERFEEKYNADLANNLGNLVNRVASMSERYQKGVIRPAGGGSLAAMAAENVAAYRAAMNVHALHEGAAAAFRLISGANNYIAETQPWALAKDPANADRLNGVLADIAESVRIAAVMLSPIMPASATEILRRLGDTAPAAGRRLDADTAWRTSGEKQILNAGALWPRIEADKGVVTVTDETPKPTETAAVPPPTVAPAAAAVAAPAPAPAVAEAPAIITIDDFMKIQLKVAKVLEAERMPKSQKLLKLKVDAGEAEPRTILAGIAESYEPEAMVGKTIVIVANLAPRKMMGLESNGMVLAASPEGGAAFVLNAEPATPGTRVR, from the coding sequence ATGAAGTTTTTCCTCACCACCGCAATCGACTTCGTCAACAGCCGGCCCCACCTGGGCACGGCCTACGAAAAGGTCACCGCCGACATCATCGCCCGCTATCGCCGTCTCGCGGGGTTCGACACCCACTTCCTGATGGGCAATGACGAGCACTCGCAGAACGTCTTCCGCAAGGCCGTGGAGCAGGGGAAGGATCCGCTCACCTACTGTGACGAGATGGAGGTGGTGTTTCGTGACGTGTGGAAGCGCCTCGACATCTCGTTCGACGACTTCATCCGCACCTCGGACCCCAAGCGCCACAAACCCGCGGTGCGGAAGATGGCGCAGGCGTGCCTCGACAACGGCGATATCTACGAAGGCTCGTACGAGGGCTTCTACTGTGTGGGCTGCGAGGCGTTCAAGCAGGAGAAGGACCTCGTTGACGGCAACTGTCCGCTCCACAACACCAAGCCCGACTGGATTCGCGAGAAGAACTGGTTCTTCCGTCTGTCCAAGTACCAGCAGCCGCTGCTGAAGCATTACACCGAGCATCCGGAGTTCATCGAGCCGGAAATCCGGCGCAACGAAATCCTGCGGTTGGTCGAGGGCGGGCTGGATGACATCTCGATGTCCCGCGCCGGCCAGTCGTGGGGCATCCCGCTGCCGTTTGATCCGGCGAGCGTCGTCTACGTGTGGTTCGACGCGTTGATCAATTACGCCGCCGCGGTGGGCTACGGCTGGGACGACGAGCGGTTCCGGCAGTGGTGGCCGGCGAACCTGCACATTGTCGGCAAGGACATCACGCGCTTCCACTGCGTGATCTGGCCGGCCATGTTGATGAGCGCCGGCCTGCCGCTGCCTGGCCAGGTGTTCGGCCACGGCTGGGTGTATTTCAAGGGCGAGCGCATGAGCAAGACGATGGGGAACATCGTCGATCCGCTGGATGCGGCGGAGCGCTTCGGGCCCGATCCGCTGAGGCTGTACCTCGCCAAGGAGATTCCCTACGGCGGCGACGGCGACTTCACGTGGGAGCGGTTCGAAGAGAAATACAACGCCGACCTGGCGAACAACCTCGGCAATCTGGTCAACCGCGTGGCCTCGATGAGCGAGCGTTACCAGAAGGGCGTCATTCGGCCGGCGGGCGGCGGATCGCTGGCGGCGATGGCCGCTGAGAACGTGGCGGCCTACAGGGCGGCGATGAACGTGCACGCCCTGCACGAGGGCGCGGCGGCGGCGTTCCGCCTGATCAGCGGCGCTAACAACTACATTGCCGAAACGCAACCGTGGGCCCTCGCCAAGGACCCCGCGAATGCGGATCGCCTGAACGGCGTGCTCGCCGACATTGCGGAGTCCGTTCGCATTGCGGCCGTCATGCTGTCGCCGATCATGCCCGCCTCGGCGACCGAGATCCTGCGGCGTTTGGGCGACACCGCGCCGGCCGCCGGCCGGCGGTTGGACGCCGACACCGCATGGCGGACGTCGGGCGAGAAACAGATTCTGAACGCCGGGGCCCTGTGGCCCCGCATTGAAGCCGACAAGGGAGTTGTGACCGTGACTGACGAGACGCCAAAGCCGACCGAGACCGCTGCCGTGCCACCACCAACTGTTGCGCCCGCCGCCGCCGCGGTCGCTGCGCCTGCTCCCGCTCCCGCCGTAGCTGAGGCGCCTGCGATCATCACGATTGATGATTTCATGAAGATTCAGCTGAAGGTCGCCAAGGTGCTCGAGGCTGAACGGATGCCGAAGTCGCAGAAGCTGCTCAAGCTGAAGGTTGACGCCGGTGAGGCGGAGCCGCGGACCATTCTCGCCGGCATCGCCGAGTCGTACGAGCCCGAAGCCATGGTCGGCAAGACGATTGTGATCGTGGCCAATCTGGCGCCGCGCAAGATGATGGGCCTGGAATCCAACGGCATGGTGCTCGCGGCGAGTCCCGAGGGCGGCGCTGCGTTCGTGCTGAACGCCGAGCCCGCCACGCCGGGCACGCGAGTCAGATAG
- a CDS encoding TatD family hydrolase: MTDSHCHIAGEEFIADLDAVVERARAAGVRRALVILAAEDDAEIARVATVSAAWPECRFAVGIHPHHAHLFAANPQDAAAAVAARLDALPLARAVGEIGLDYHYDFSPRDVQQAVFRAQLQLARGRDLPVVIHTREAEDDTLRILAEEGGPRLRGVFHCFTGDAAAAGRALATGFYLSIPGVVSFPKAEPLREALPGVPADRLLVETDSPYLAPVPHRGKRNEPAHVATVVARVAAARGVPPEMVGAETDHNFDVLFRP, from the coding sequence ATGACTGATTCACACTGTCATATCGCCGGCGAGGAGTTCATCGCCGACCTCGACGCCGTGGTTGAACGGGCGCGGGCGGCGGGCGTGCGGCGCGCGCTCGTCATTCTTGCCGCGGAAGACGACGCCGAGATCGCGCGGGTGGCGACGGTGTCGGCGGCGTGGCCGGAGTGCCGGTTTGCGGTAGGCATCCATCCGCACCACGCGCATTTGTTTGCCGCGAATCCGCAGGACGCGGCCGCCGCCGTGGCGGCCCGGCTCGACGCGCTGCCGCTGGCGCGCGCCGTGGGTGAGATCGGGCTCGACTACCACTACGACTTCTCGCCCCGCGACGTGCAGCAGGCCGTGTTCCGGGCCCAACTCCAACTCGCGCGCGGCCGCGACCTGCCCGTGGTCATCCACACCAGGGAAGCGGAAGACGACACGCTCCGGATCCTTGCCGAGGAGGGCGGTCCCCGGCTGCGCGGCGTCTTTCACTGCTTCACGGGCGACGCCGCCGCCGCCGGCCGCGCCCTGGCGACCGGTTTCTACCTGTCGATCCCCGGCGTGGTCAGCTTCCCGAAGGCCGAGCCGTTGCGGGAGGCGCTGCCGGGCGTGCCCGCCGACCGGTTGCTGGTGGAAACCGACAGCCCGTACCTGGCGCCGGTGCCGCATCGCGGCAAACGCAACGAGCCCGCGCACGTGGCGACCGTCGTCGCCCGGGTCGCGGCGGCGCGCGGAGTGCCGCCGGAAATGGTCGGCGCCGAAACCGATCACAACTTCGATGTGCTGTTCCGGCCCTAG
- a CDS encoding polyprenyl synthetase family protein, whose protein sequence is MSNAAPRTQADLLQLFEPVRDDLEAVEREFARQVQSQIQVIPEIGNYLQKSGGKRVRPAVLLMASRLCGYTGPRAILNAAVVEFIHTATLVHDDIIDDADVRRGRKAVHSQWGNDVTVLAGDFLYIKSMAMALTQDTLDVVRLLCDVTLRMIEGELYQLTKNGVVDLTENEHFDIIHRKTAYLFGGCAQIGGILGEVGAEKEQALREYGFGLGTMFQLVDDLLDFTGAAEIIGKPVGGDLREGKITLPIIHLLEHGGAEADDLVRNAVRARDVSVEDWARIKALLAEHRSLDYAYDRAVEFGETAKRQLRQFAPSREREALMALADYVLLRDR, encoded by the coding sequence GTGTCTAACGCCGCACCACGGACCCAAGCGGACCTGCTTCAGCTGTTCGAACCCGTACGCGACGACCTCGAGGCCGTCGAACGGGAGTTCGCCCGGCAGGTACAGTCACAGATCCAGGTCATTCCCGAGATCGGCAACTACCTTCAGAAGAGCGGCGGCAAGCGCGTCCGCCCGGCCGTGCTGCTCATGGCGTCGCGCCTGTGCGGCTACACCGGCCCGCGCGCCATCCTGAACGCCGCGGTGGTCGAGTTCATCCATACCGCCACGCTCGTGCACGACGACATCATCGACGATGCCGACGTCAGGCGGGGGCGTAAGGCCGTGCATTCGCAGTGGGGCAATGACGTCACCGTGCTGGCCGGTGACTTCCTCTACATCAAGTCGATGGCGATGGCGCTCACCCAGGACACGCTCGACGTGGTCCGGTTGCTGTGCGACGTCACGCTGCGGATGATCGAAGGTGAGCTCTATCAGCTCACCAAGAACGGCGTGGTCGATCTGACCGAGAACGAACACTTCGACATCATTCACCGCAAGACCGCCTACTTGTTCGGCGGCTGCGCGCAGATCGGCGGCATCCTCGGCGAAGTTGGCGCCGAGAAGGAGCAGGCGCTGCGCGAGTATGGCTTCGGCCTGGGGACGATGTTCCAGCTGGTGGACGACCTGCTCGACTTCACGGGCGCGGCCGAGATCATCGGCAAGCCGGTTGGCGGCGACCTGCGCGAGGGCAAGATCACGCTGCCGATCATCCACCTCCTGGAGCACGGCGGCGCCGAGGCCGACGACCTGGTCCGCAACGCCGTGCGCGCCCGCGACGTGAGCGTCGAAGATTGGGCCCGCATCAAGGCCCTGCTCGCCGAGCATCGTTCGCTCGACTACGCCTACGATCGCGCGGTCGAGTTTGGCGAGACCGCCAAGCGACAATTGCGCCAGTTCGCGCCCAGCCGCGAACGCGAAGCGCTGATGGCGCTCGCCGACTACGTCTTGCTACGAGACCGGTAA
- the ligA gene encoding NAD-dependent DNA ligase LigA, with amino-acid sequence MTPARRIEKLRQEIRRHEELYYMHAAPEISDAEFDALMNELKALEAAHPDLLTPDSPTQRVGGRPSEGFTTVEHLQPMLSLDNAYNEEDLRAFDERVRKGLAIEASPSYVAELKIDGLSIALTYQDGRLVRGATRGDGSRGEEVTTNVRTVRAIPLSLKHGPGGLVEIRGEVYLPKKAFERMNQEQEAAGEPLYANPRNTAAGAMRNLDPSLVAKRGLAAWMYQVVNSGQATDAPLHAVVLQNLKAWGLPVEPHWKECDGIEAVLAFCEEWREKRANLAFETDGVVIKLNDGGLRERLGSTSKFPRWATAFKFPAERKVAMLHAIEVNIGRTGAATPYAVLEPTVVAGSTISMATLHNPDDIIRKDIRPGEPVIIEKAGDVIPRVVGPADPAAADRPAPWVMPTACPVCGSPLHKPDDEAVWRCENSSCPAKLRRGLEHFASRGAMNIEGMGESLIAQLTESGLVKSIADIYLLTAEALEGLDRMGQKSAANVMREIEKSKGNEVWRLLYGLGIRHVGERGAQVLADHFGSIADIERASLEELQQVREIGPVLAEAVRTWCDEPRNRELLERLRAAGLTTTGERRVAPAGPQPLAGRTFVITGEITGMTRDEAQAKLEALGAKVTGSVSKKTSGLIVGAEPGASKLEKATKLGIVTLDEAGFLALLDSSAS; translated from the coding sequence GTGACGCCTGCTCGCAGAATCGAAAAGCTCCGCCAGGAGATTCGCAGGCACGAAGAGCTCTACTACATGCATGCGGCGCCGGAGATCTCCGACGCCGAGTTCGACGCCCTGATGAACGAGCTCAAGGCCCTCGAAGCGGCGCACCCCGACCTGCTCACCCCTGACTCTCCGACGCAGCGCGTCGGCGGACGCCCCTCCGAAGGCTTCACCACGGTCGAGCACCTGCAGCCCATGCTCAGCCTCGACAACGCCTACAACGAAGAGGACCTGCGCGCCTTCGACGAGCGCGTGCGCAAGGGCCTGGCGATCGAGGCGTCGCCGTCATATGTGGCGGAGCTCAAGATCGACGGCCTCAGCATCGCGCTGACCTACCAGGACGGCCGGCTGGTGCGCGGGGCGACGCGCGGCGACGGCTCGCGCGGCGAAGAGGTGACCACCAACGTGCGCACCGTGCGCGCGATCCCGCTGTCGCTCAAGCACGGGCCCGGCGGGCTCGTCGAAATTCGCGGCGAGGTCTACCTGCCGAAGAAGGCCTTCGAGCGGATGAACCAGGAGCAGGAAGCGGCCGGCGAACCGCTCTACGCCAATCCGCGAAACACCGCGGCCGGGGCCATGCGTAACCTGGACCCGTCACTGGTGGCGAAGCGCGGCCTCGCGGCGTGGATGTATCAGGTGGTGAATTCAGGCCAGGCCACGGACGCGCCGTTACATGCGGTGGTGCTCCAGAACCTCAAGGCCTGGGGGCTGCCGGTGGAGCCGCACTGGAAGGAATGCGACGGCATCGAGGCCGTGCTGGCCTTCTGCGAGGAGTGGCGCGAGAAACGCGCGAACCTGGCCTTTGAAACCGACGGCGTGGTGATCAAGCTGAACGACGGCGGCCTGCGTGAGCGCCTCGGCTCGACGTCGAAGTTCCCGCGCTGGGCCACCGCCTTCAAGTTCCCGGCGGAGCGGAAGGTGGCGATGCTGCATGCCATCGAGGTCAACATCGGCCGCACCGGCGCCGCCACGCCGTACGCCGTGCTCGAACCGACGGTGGTGGCCGGGTCCACGATTTCCATGGCCACGCTGCACAACCCCGACGACATCATCCGCAAGGACATCCGTCCGGGCGAACCGGTGATCATCGAGAAGGCGGGCGACGTGATCCCGCGGGTGGTCGGGCCTGCCGACCCCGCCGCGGCCGATCGGCCGGCGCCGTGGGTGATGCCGACCGCGTGCCCGGTGTGCGGTAGCCCCCTGCACAAGCCGGACGACGAGGCCGTGTGGCGGTGCGAGAACAGCTCCTGCCCGGCGAAGCTCCGGCGCGGCCTCGAGCACTTCGCGTCGCGCGGCGCCATGAACATCGAAGGCATGGGGGAGTCGCTGATCGCCCAGCTGACGGAATCCGGCCTGGTGAAGAGCATCGCCGACATCTACCTCCTCACCGCCGAGGCACTCGAAGGTCTCGACCGGATGGGCCAGAAGTCGGCCGCCAATGTGATGCGGGAGATCGAAAAGTCGAAGGGCAACGAGGTGTGGCGGCTGCTCTACGGGCTGGGCATCCGCCACGTCGGCGAACGCGGCGCGCAAGTGCTGGCCGATCACTTCGGATCGATTGCCGACATCGAGCGCGCCTCGCTGGAGGAACTGCAGCAGGTGCGGGAGATTGGCCCGGTGCTGGCCGAGGCGGTGCGGACCTGGTGTGACGAGCCGCGCAACCGCGAGCTGCTCGAGCGCCTGCGCGCCGCCGGCCTGACGACGACGGGCGAGCGCAGGGTGGCGCCGGCCGGTCCGCAGCCGCTGGCGGGCCGGACGTTTGTGATTACCGGCGAGATTACCGGGATGACGCGCGACGAAGCGCAGGCCAAACTCGAGGCGCTCGGGGCCAAGGTCACCGGCTCGGTCAGCAAGAAGACCAGCGGCCTGATTGTCGGAGCCGAACCGGGTGCGAGCAAGCTCGAGAAGGCGACCAAGCTGGGCATCGTCACGCTGGACGAAGCAGGGTTCCTGGCCCTCCTGGACTCGTCGGCCTCCTGA